CGCCGGCAGCCGTACCCCCGGCCACCCGGAGCACGGCCACACGGCCGGTGTCGAGACCACCACCGGTCCGCTCGGCCAGGGCATCGCCAACGCGGTGGGCATGGCGATGGCCGCCCGCTACGAGCGCGGCCTGTTCGACCCGGAGGCCGCGGCGGGCGAGTCCCCCTTCGACCACACCGTCTGGGCCATCGTCTCCGACGGCGACCTGGAGGAGGGCATCTCCGCCGAGGCGTCCTCGCTGGCCGGCCACCAGAAGCTCGGCAACCTGGTCGCACTGTACGACGACAACCACATCTCCATCGAGGGTGACACCGAGACGGCCTTTTCCGAGGACGTCCTCGCCCGTTACGAGGCGTACGGCTGGCACGTCCAGCGGATCACGCCGAAGTCCGACGGCGACGTCGACGTGCACGCGCTGGCCACCGCGCTCGCGGCCGCCAAGGCGGAGACCGAGCGCCCGTCCATGATCGCGATGCGCACCATCATCGCCTGGCCGGCACCGAACGCCCAGGACACCGCGAAGGCGCACGGCTCCGCGCTCGGCGACGCCGAGATCGCCGCCACCAAGAAGGTCCTCGGCTTCTCGCCGGAGAAGACCTTCGAGGTGACGGAGCAGGTCGTCGAGCACGCCCGCCAGGTCGTGCACCGCGGCAAGGCCGCCCGCGCCCAGTGGGAGGCCACGTTCCACGCGTGGCGCGCCGCCAACCCGGAGCGCGCCGCCGAGTTCGACCGGATCCAGATCGGCGAGCTGCCCGACGGCTGGGAGAAGGCGATCCCGGTCTTCCCCGCCGGCAAGGACGTCGCGACCCGCAAGGCCTCCGGCGACACGCTGAAGGCCGTCGGCAAGCACATCCCGGAGCTGTGGGGCGGTTCGGCGGACCTCGCCGAGTCCAACCTCACCACCATCGACGAGGAGTCGTCCTTCCTCCCGGCGAGCAACCCGCTGAAGACCGCCTCGCCGTACGGCCGGACGATCCACTTCGGCATCCGCGAACACGCCATGGGCGCGATCATGAACGGCATCGCGCTGCACGGCCGCACCCGCATCTACGGCGGCACCTTCCTGGTGTTCTCCGACTACATGCGCCCGGCCGTCCGCCTCGCCGCCCTGATGAAGATCCCCGTCACCTACGTGTGGACGCACGACTCCATCGGCCTCGGCGAGGACGGCCCGACCCACCAGCCGGTCGAGCACCTGGCCGCGCTGCGCGCCATCCCCGGCCTTGCGGTGGTCCGCCCCGGCGACGCCAACGAGACGGCCGTCGTCTGGCGCACCATCCTGGAGCGGCAGACCAGCCACCCCGGGCCGGTCGGCCTGGCGCTCACCCGTCAGGGCGTGCCCACCTACGACCGCGAGGTGTTCGCCTCCGCCGAGGGTGCGGCCAAGGGCGGCTACGTGCTGGCCGAGGCCGAGGGCGCCTCGCCGAAGGTCATCCTGATCGGCACCGGCTCCGAGGTCCAGCTGGCCGTCCAGGCCCGCGCGGCCCTGGAGGCGGACGGCATCCCGACCCGCGTCGTCTCGATGCCGTCGATCGAGTGGTTCAACGAGCAGGACCAGGCGTACCGCGACAGCGTGCTGCCGCCGAACGTCCGTGCCCGGGTCTCGGTCGAGGCGGGCATCGCCCAGGGCTGGCGCGAGCTGGTCGGCGACGCCGGCCGGATCATCAGCCTGGAGCACTTCGGTGCCTCCGCCGACTACAAGGTGCTGTTCCAGGAGTTCGGCCTGACCGCCGACGCCGTGGCCAACGCCGCCCGCGCCTCGCTCCGCACGGTCGAGGCCGTCTCCCGCTGACAGCAGCCCGCCGGGTACTCGGCCGCACACCGGGTACCCGGCCTGTCTGACGACCCCACAGCAGACGTACGAAACACAGAGGATGTAGCACCATGACTGACGCACTGAAGCGCCTCAGCGACGAAGGCGTGGCGATCTGGCTGGACGACCTCAGCCGCGAGCGGCTCAACAGCGGCAACCTGGCCGAGCTGGTGCAGGAGAAGCACGTCGTCGGTGTCACGACCAACCCGACCATCTTCCAGAAGGCGATCGGCTCCGGCAGCGTCGCCTACGACGGCCAGCTGAACGACCTGGCCGTCCGCAAGGTCACCGTGGACGAGGCCGTCCGCATGATCACCACCTCCGACGTGCGCGACGCCGCCGACGTGCTGCGCCCGGTCTACGACGCGTCCAACGGCCGCGACGGCCGGGTCTCCATCGAGGTCGACCCCCGTCTGGCGCACGAGACCGCCGCCACGATCGCCGAGGCCAAGCAGCTGTGGTGGCTGGTGGACCGCCCGAACGTGTTCATCAAGATCCCCGCCACCAAGGCCGGCCTGCCCGCGATCACCGAGGTCATCGGCAAGGGCATCAGCGTCAACGTCACGCTGATCTTCTCCCTCGAGCGGTACCGCGCCGTGATGGACGCCTTCCTGTCCGGCCTGGAGAAGGCCAAGGCCGCCGGCCTCGACCTCTCCCAGATCGAGTCGGTCGCCTCGTTCTTCGTCTCCCGCGTGGACACCGAGATCGACAAGCGCCTCGACAAGATCGGCGGAGACGCCAAGGAGCTCCGCTCCAAGGCCGGCGTGGCCAACGCCCGCCTCGCCTACGAGGCCTACGAGGGGGTCTTCGCCTCGGACCGCTGGAAGGCCCTGGAGGCCGCCGGCGCCAAGGCCCAGCGCCCGCTGTGGGCCTCGACCGGCGTCAAGGACCCGAACCTGCCGGACACCCTGTACGTGACCGAGCTGGTCGCCCCGGGCACCGTCAACACCATGCCCGAGGGCACCCTCGACGCCACCGACGACCACGGCGTGGTCACCGGCGACACCATCACCCCGAACTACGGCGACGCCAAGGCCGTGATGGACGCCGTCGCCGCGGCCGGCGTCGACTACGACGACGTCGTCCAGGTGCTCGAGGACGAGGGCGTCGAGAAGTTCGAGGTCTCCTGGAAGGAACTGCTGGACACGGTCGCGGCCTCGCTCGCCGCGCACGGCGACCAGAACTGACATCACTGCTCACGACCGAAGCGCACGGAGAGCGGAGCCAACACCAGTGAGCAACACCCCTGCTTTTCCCGATGTCGAGGGGGCCGAGGTCGGGCAGGGTGACCCCCTGCAGCCCTCCAACCCGCTGCGCGATCCGGCCGACCGCCGGCTGCCGAGGATCGCCGGGCCGTCCGGCCTGGTGATCTTCGGCGTGACCGGCGATCTGTCGCGCAAGAAGCTGATGCCGGCCGTCTACGACCTCGCCAACCGCGGACTGCTCCCGCCGGGCTTCTCGCTCGTCGGCTTCGCCCGCAGGGAGTGGGAGGACGAGGACTTCGCCCGCGAGGTGCACGACGCGGTCAAGGAGCACGCGCGTACGCCGTTCCGCGAGGAGGTCTGGCAGCAGCTCGCCAAGGGCATGCGGTTCGTCCAGGGCGACTTCGGCGACGACGAGGCCTTCGACACCCTGCGCAAGACCATCGAGGACCTCGACCAGGCCCAGGGCACCGGCGGGAACTTCGCCTTCTACCTCTCGGTGCCGCCGAAGTTCTTCCCCACCGTCGTCCAGCAGCTCAAGAAGCACGGTCTGACCGACCCGCCGAAGGGCTCCTGGCGTCGCGCGGTCATCGAGAAGCCGTTCGGCCACAACCTGGAGAGCGCCCAGGAGCTGAACCGGATCGTCCACGAGGTCTTCCCGCGGGACGAGGTCTTCCGGATCGACCACTACCTCGGCAAGGAGACCGTCCAGAACATCCTGGCGCTCCGCTTCGCCAACCAGATGTTCGAACCGATCTGGAACCGGTCGTACGTCGACCACGTGCAGATCACCATGGCCGAGGACATCGGCATCGGCGGCCGCGCCGGCTACTACGACGGCATCGGCTCGGCCCGCGACGTCATCCAGAACCACCTGCTCCAGCTGATGGCCCTCACCGCCATCGAGGAGCCCGCGTCCTTCCACCCCAAGGCCCTGGTCGCCGAGAAGCTCAAGGTGTTCAGCGCCGTCCGGCTGCCCGCCGACCTCGGCAGCCACACCGTCCGCGGCCAGTACGCGTCCGGCTGGCAGGGCGGCGAGGAGGTCGTCGGCTACCTGGACGAGGACGGCATCGACCCCGACTCCAAGACCGACACCTACGCGGCCCTCAAGCTGGAGATCAACAACCGCCGCTGGGCGGGCGTCCCGTTCTACCTGCGGACGGGCAAGCGCCTCGGCCGCCGCGTGACCGAGATCGCGGTGGTCTTCCAGCGCGCCCCGTACCTGCCGTTCGACTCCTACGCCACCGAGGAGCTGGGGCAGAACGCCCTGGTCATCCGGGTGCAGCCGGACGAGGGCGTCACCGTGCGGTTCGGCTCCAAGGTGCCCGGCACCGCGCTGGAGGTCCGGGACGTCACGATGGACTTCGCCTACGGCGAGTCCTTCACCGAGTCCAGCCCGGAGGCGTACGAGCGGCTCATCCTCGACGTGCTGCTCGGCGACGCCAACCTCTTCCCCCGCCACCAGGAGGTCGAGCTCTCCTGGCAGATCCTCGACCCGGTCGAGCAGTACTGGGACACCCACGGCAAGCCCGCCCAGTACGCGGCCGGGACGTGGGGGCCCATCGAGGCCGACGAGATGCTCGCACGAGACGGCAGGAGCTGGCGCCGGCCATGAAGATCGACCTGACCCACACCACCTCCAGCAGGATCAACGCGGCGCTGATGGACGCCCGCCGGGCCAGCGGCTCCACCGCGGCCGGCATGGTGCTCACCCTGGTGATCGTGACCGACGAGGGCAGCGCGTACGACGCCCTCAAGGCCGCCAACGACGCCTCCCGCGAGCACCCGTCGCGCACCCTGGCGGTCATCAAGCGGGCCGGGCGCTCGCCGCGCGCCCGCGCCGAGACCCGGCTGGACGCCGAGATCCTGGTCGGCAGCGACGCGGGCTCCGGCGAGACGGTCGTCCTGCGCATGCACGGCGAGCTCGCCGCGCACGCCCAGTCGGTCGTCCTGCCGTTGCTGCTGCCGGACGCCCCGGTGGTGGTCTGGTGGCCGGAGAACGCCCCGCTGCACCCGGCCAACGACCCGCTCGGCGCGCTCGCCCAGCGCCGCATCACCGACGCGGTCACCGCCGAGTCCCCGGTCGGCCAGCTCGCCCAGCGGGCCGCCAGCTACACCCCCGGCGACACCGACCTCGCCTGGACCCGCATCACCGGCTGGCGCTCCATGCTGGCCGCCGCCCTCGACCAGCGGCCCACCGCCATCACCGGCGCGGTCGTCGAGGGCGAGTCGTACAACCCCAGCGTCGAGCTGCTCGGCCTGTGGCTGACCAACCGGCTGCGCGTGCCGGTCGAACGGATCGTCACCGGCGGCCCCGGCATCACCGCCGTCCGGCTGCGCACCAAGGAGGGCGAGATCGTCCTCGACCGCCCGGACGGCCTGATGGGCACGCTGTCCATGCCCGGCTCGCCGGACCGGATGGTCGCGCTCAAGCGCCGCGACACCGCGGAGCTCATCGCGGAGGAGCTGCGCCGGCTCGACCCGGACGACATCTACGCGACGGCCGTCCGCACCCCGGTCGACCGGCTGCGCGAGCCGCAGCCCGAGGAGCCCGCCGCCCCGTCGGCCGACGCCGTCCCTGCCGAGGTCGCCGCACCGGCGCGGGTCACCGCCAAGCTGCCGTCCGCCGAGCCGGCGGACACTGCGCCGGCGGACACTGCGCCGGCCGAGGCGGAGCCGGCGACGAAGAAGGCGACCGCCAAGAAGGCCGCCCCGCGCAAGCGGAGCGCCTCGTGACCGCGGCCACCCCGCAGCTGGTGGTCCACCGGGACAAGGAGCTGATGGCGCAGGCCGCGGCGGCCCGGCTGATCACCCGCATCGTGGACGCCCAGTCCGCCCGCGGCACCGCCTCGGTGGTGCTGACGGGCGGGCGGAACGGCAACGCCCTGCTCGCCGCGATCGCCGCCTCCCCGGCGCGCGACGCGGTGGACTGGGCGCGGCTCGACCTCTGGTGGGGCGACGAGCGCTTCGTCCCGGCGGACGACCCGGAGCGCAACGCCGTCCAGGCCCGCGCCGAGCTGCTCGACCGGGTCCCGGTGGACCCGGCCCGGGTGCACGAGATGCCGGCCTCGGACGGCGTGGACGGCTCGGACGTCGAGGCGGCCGCCGACCGGTACGCCGAGGAGCTCGCCAAGGCCGCCGGGCCCGGCGAGCACGCCGGGGTGCCCGCCTTCGACGTGCTGCTGCTCGGCGTCGGCCCGGACACCCACGTCGCCTCGCTCTTCCCGGAGCACCCCGGTGTCCGGGAGGCCGAGCGCACCGTGATCGGCGTCCGCGGGGCGCCGAAGCCGCCGCCCACCCGGATCTCGCTCACCCTCCCGGCGATCCGGGCGGCCCGCGAGGTCTGGCTGCTCGCCGCCGGCGAGGACAAGGCCGGCGCCGTCGCCCTCGCGCTGAGCGGCCCCGGGGAGCTCCAGGCGCCCGCCTCCGGCGCGTACGGCACCGCGCGGACCCTCTGGCTGCTCGACCGCTCCGCGGCGGCCGAGCTTCCGCCCCAGCTGTACCCGCCCGCCTCGGCCTGAGACGGACACGCACGAGGCCCGGCCCCCGCTCGGGGGCCGGGCCTCACGCATGGTGCCGCAGACGCCGGGGCGCCGCGGGGACGGATGCCCCCGCGGCGCCTTTGGCACCGCTCAGATCTCGCCGCGGAGCTTGGCCAGCGCCTCGGCGAGGATCGCCTCGCCGTCCGCGTCGGTGCGGCGCTCGCGCACGTACGCGAGGTGGGTCTTGTACGGCTCGTTGCGGGCCGGGGCCGGGGGATTGTGCTCGTCCTGACCGGCCGGAAACCCGCAGCGCGGACAGTCCCAGGTCTCCGGGATCGCCGCCTCGGCGGCGAAGCTGGGGCGCGTCTCGTGCTTGTTCGCGCACCAGAAGGAGATCCGGTTACGGGGGGCGGACTCGCCGCGCTCCGCCTCGCCCATGGGGCCTGCGCCGACTCTGCTTCCTCGGATGGCGTTGCCACTTGCCACGGTTGGACTCCCTGCGTGCTGGTGCCGCCCGGCCGCGGCAGTGCGGACGGTGGCGAAGTCGTCCTAGTGTAAGCGGCAGTTAAGGCTCTGCCACCACCGCCTGCCGGACCGGCCCCCGACCGGCCAGGACCGGGCCCGGACGGGACGTCAGGTGTTGTACTTGAGCAGCAGGCTCAGCACGATGATGCAGGCGAACCAGGCGATGCCCACGATGATCGTGATGCGGTCCAGGTTCCGCTCGGCCACCGCCGAACCGCCGCCGGTCGACATCGCGCCACCGCCGAACATGTCGGACAGGCCGCCGCCCTTGCCCTTGTGCAGCAGCACCAGGAGGACCATCAGCAGACTGAAGATGATCAGGGCAATCGAGAACCCGAGAACCACGGCGGGACCAACTCTCTCGTATCTTCGGCGAAGGGGCCGGGCCGCGTGAAAGCGGTCCGGCCCCAAAGCCTACGTTGCTGCGGCGGCGTTAGCCTACTGCCTGCTCGCGGTAGCGCACGATCTTGACGAACTCCTCGGCATCCAGCGAGGCGCCGCCGATCAGACCGCCGTCGACGTCCGGCTTGGCCATCAGGCCTGCCGCGCTGGAGGACTTCACCGAACCGCCGTACAGGATGCGGACCTTGCCGGCCAGCTCGGCGTCGTACAGCTCGGCCAGGCGGGCACGGATCGCACCGCAGACCTCCTGCGCGTCCTCCGGGGTCGCCACCTCGCCGGTGCCGATCGCCCAGACCGGCTCGTACGCGACGACGACCGTCTCCGCGTCCGAGGCCGGCACACCCTCCAGCGCGCCGTCCAGCTGCGCCAGGGTGTACTCGACGTGGGTGCCCGCCTTGCGGATGTCCAGCGGCTCGCCGATGCACAGGATCGGGGTGATCCCGCTGCGGTAGGCGGCCTTCACCTTGGCGTTGACGATCTCCTCGTTCTCGCCGTGGTACTGGCGGCGCTCCGAGTGGCCGATCACCGCGAAGGCGCACTTCAGCTTCGACAGCATCGGGCCGGAGATCTCGCCGGTGTAGGCACCGGAGTCGTACTGCGAGATGTCCTGCGAGCCGTACTTGATCTTCAGCTTGTCGCCGTCGACCAGGGTCTGCACCGAGCGGAGGTCGGTGAAGGGGACGAGGACGGCGACCTCGACGGCCTCGTAGTCCTTGTCGGCCAGCGCGAAGGCCAGCTTCTGGGTGTGCTGGATGGCCTCGAGGTGGTTGAGGTTCATCTTCCAGTTGCCCGCCATCAGCGGGAGGCGCTCAGTCATCTTCCTCAGCCTTCCAGGGCGTCGAGTCCGGGGAGGGTCTTGCCCTCCAGGTACTCCAGGCTTGCGCCACCGCCGGTCGAGATGTGCCCGAACTTCGTCTCGTCGAAGCCCAGGATGCGGACGGCCGCGGCGGAGTCGCCGCCGCCGACCACGGTGAACGCGTCGCTGTCGAGCAGCGCCGCGGCGACGGCCTTGGTGCCGTCGGCGAAGGCCGGGTGCTCGAAGACGCCCATGGGGCCGTTCCAGAAGACCGTCGCAGCGTCCGCGATCTTGGATGCGAACAGCTCCCCGGACTTCGGGCCGATGTCCAGACCCAGGGTGTCGGCGGGGATCTTGTCCGCGTCGACGACCCGGCGGTCCTCGACCGGGGCCTTGGTCTTCAGGTCGGGGAAGCCCCCGGAGACCACGGCGTCCACCGGGATCACGAACTCGACGCCGTTCGCCTTCGCGCGCTCGAGGTACTCCAGCACGGTCGGGATCTGGTCCTTCTGCAGCAGCGAGGTGCCGACCTCGTGTCCCTGGGCCGCAAGGAAGGTGAACGCCATGCCGCCGCCGATGAGGATCCGGTCGGCCTTGCCGAGCAGGTTGTCGATCACGCCGACCTTGTCGGAGACCTTCGAACCGCCGAGCACCACCACGTACGGGCGGGCGACCTCCTCGGTGAGGCGCTTGAGCACACCCACCTCGGTCGCGATCAGGTCGCCGACCGCGTGCGGCAGCCGGGCCGGCAGGTCGTACACCGAGGCGTGCTTGCGGTGCACCGCACCGAAGCCGTCGCCCACGTACAGGTCCGCCAGGGCGGCCAGCTCGTCCGCGAAGGCGCCGCGCTCGGCGTCGTCCTTGGCGGTCTCGCCGGCGTTGAAGCGCAGGTTCTCCAGCAGCGTGACCTCGCCGTCGGCCAGGGCGGCGACGGTGGCCTTCGCGCTCTCGCCCACGGTGTCGGTGGCGAAGGCCACCGGGACGCCCAGGATCTCGCCGAGGCGGACGGCCACCGGCGCGAGGGAGAACTGCGGGTCGGGCTCGCCCTTCGGACGGCCCAGGTGGGAGGCGACGACCACCTTGGCGCCGGCCTGCACCAGCTTGGCGATGGTCGGGGCGACGGCACGGATCCGGCCGTCGTCGGTGATCTCGCCGCCGGACAGCGGCACGTTCAGGTCGGCGCGGACGAACACCCGCTGGCCGGCGACCTGGAGGTCTTCGATCGTCTTCACGGTCTTGGGTCTCCCGAGGAGGTGGTGCGTGTCGGCGGCACGGCGGCGGGCCACCAGGAACACGACGGGCGAGGGTTGGAGACGCGAAGCGGGGGCCCGGACGGCCGCAGCCTTCCGGGCCCCGCACCTCACATCACGTCAGCTCCCGCGCAGGGTCAGAGCTGGCCGCCGACGAGCGTCGTCAGGTTGACGAGACGGTTCGAGTAGCCCCACTCGTTGTCGTACCAGCCGAAGATCTTGACCTGGTTGCCCTGGGCCATGGTCATCAGGGAGTCGAAGATCGTGGAGAACGGCGAGTTGACGATGTCGGAGGAGACGATCGGGTCCTCGGTGTACTGCAGGATGCCCTTGAGGTCACCCTCGGCCGCCTTCTGGAAGGCCGCGTTGACCTCCTCGACGGTGACCTCGCGCTCCAGGGTGACGACCAGGTCGGTGATCGA
This genomic window from Streptomyces sp. TLI_235 contains:
- a CDS encoding transketolase — protein: MSTTPTNAFEWTELDQRTVDTARVLAMDAVQKVGNGHPGTAMSLAPAAYVIFQRFLRHDPTDPAWVGRDRFVLSPGHTSLTLYTQLYLSGYGLSLDDLKAFRVAGSRTPGHPEHGHTAGVETTTGPLGQGIANAVGMAMAARYERGLFDPEAAAGESPFDHTVWAIVSDGDLEEGISAEASSLAGHQKLGNLVALYDDNHISIEGDTETAFSEDVLARYEAYGWHVQRITPKSDGDVDVHALATALAAAKAETERPSMIAMRTIIAWPAPNAQDTAKAHGSALGDAEIAATKKVLGFSPEKTFEVTEQVVEHARQVVHRGKAARAQWEATFHAWRAANPERAAEFDRIQIGELPDGWEKAIPVFPAGKDVATRKASGDTLKAVGKHIPELWGGSADLAESNLTTIDEESSFLPASNPLKTASPYGRTIHFGIREHAMGAIMNGIALHGRTRIYGGTFLVFSDYMRPAVRLAALMKIPVTYVWTHDSIGLGEDGPTHQPVEHLAALRAIPGLAVVRPGDANETAVVWRTILERQTSHPGPVGLALTRQGVPTYDREVFASAEGAAKGGYVLAEAEGASPKVILIGTGSEVQLAVQARAALEADGIPTRVVSMPSIEWFNEQDQAYRDSVLPPNVRARVSVEAGIAQGWRELVGDAGRIISLEHFGASADYKVLFQEFGLTADAVANAARASLRTVEAVSR
- a CDS encoding transaldolase; translated protein: MTDALKRLSDEGVAIWLDDLSRERLNSGNLAELVQEKHVVGVTTNPTIFQKAIGSGSVAYDGQLNDLAVRKVTVDEAVRMITTSDVRDAADVLRPVYDASNGRDGRVSIEVDPRLAHETAATIAEAKQLWWLVDRPNVFIKIPATKAGLPAITEVIGKGISVNVTLIFSLERYRAVMDAFLSGLEKAKAAGLDLSQIESVASFFVSRVDTEIDKRLDKIGGDAKELRSKAGVANARLAYEAYEGVFASDRWKALEAAGAKAQRPLWASTGVKDPNLPDTLYVTELVAPGTVNTMPEGTLDATDDHGVVTGDTITPNYGDAKAVMDAVAAAGVDYDDVVQVLEDEGVEKFEVSWKELLDTVAASLAAHGDQN
- a CDS encoding glucose-6-phosphate 1-dehydrogenase, with product MSNTPAFPDVEGAEVGQGDPLQPSNPLRDPADRRLPRIAGPSGLVIFGVTGDLSRKKLMPAVYDLANRGLLPPGFSLVGFARREWEDEDFAREVHDAVKEHARTPFREEVWQQLAKGMRFVQGDFGDDEAFDTLRKTIEDLDQAQGTGGNFAFYLSVPPKFFPTVVQQLKKHGLTDPPKGSWRRAVIEKPFGHNLESAQELNRIVHEVFPRDEVFRIDHYLGKETVQNILALRFANQMFEPIWNRSYVDHVQITMAEDIGIGGRAGYYDGIGSARDVIQNHLLQLMALTAIEEPASFHPKALVAEKLKVFSAVRLPADLGSHTVRGQYASGWQGGEEVVGYLDEDGIDPDSKTDTYAALKLEINNRRWAGVPFYLRTGKRLGRRVTEIAVVFQRAPYLPFDSYATEELGQNALVIRVQPDEGVTVRFGSKVPGTALEVRDVTMDFAYGESFTESSPEAYERLILDVLLGDANLFPRHQEVELSWQILDPVEQYWDTHGKPAQYAAGTWGPIEADEMLARDGRSWRRP
- a CDS encoding glucose-6-phosphate dehydrogenase assembly protein OpcA, with protein sequence MKIDLTHTTSSRINAALMDARRASGSTAAGMVLTLVIVTDEGSAYDALKAANDASREHPSRTLAVIKRAGRSPRARAETRLDAEILVGSDAGSGETVVLRMHGELAAHAQSVVLPLLLPDAPVVVWWPENAPLHPANDPLGALAQRRITDAVTAESPVGQLAQRAASYTPGDTDLAWTRITGWRSMLAAALDQRPTAITGAVVEGESYNPSVELLGLWLTNRLRVPVERIVTGGPGITAVRLRTKEGEIVLDRPDGLMGTLSMPGSPDRMVALKRRDTAELIAEELRRLDPDDIYATAVRTPVDRLREPQPEEPAAPSADAVPAEVAAPARVTAKLPSAEPADTAPADTAPAEAEPATKKATAKKAAPRKRSAS
- a CDS encoding 6-phosphogluconolactonase, which translates into the protein MTAATPQLVVHRDKELMAQAAAARLITRIVDAQSARGTASVVLTGGRNGNALLAAIAASPARDAVDWARLDLWWGDERFVPADDPERNAVQARAELLDRVPVDPARVHEMPASDGVDGSDVEAAADRYAEELAKAAGPGEHAGVPAFDVLLLGVGPDTHVASLFPEHPGVREAERTVIGVRGAPKPPPTRISLTLPAIRAAREVWLLAAGEDKAGAVALALSGPGELQAPASGAYGTARTLWLLDRSAAAELPPQLYPPASA
- a CDS encoding RNA polymerase binding protein RbpA, producing MASGNAIRGSRVGAGPMGEAERGESAPRNRISFWCANKHETRPSFAAEAAIPETWDCPRCGFPAGQDEHNPPAPARNEPYKTHLAYVRERRTDADGEAILAEALAKLRGEI
- a CDS encoding preprotein translocase subunit SecG, giving the protein MVLGFSIALIIFSLLMVLLVLLHKGKGGGLSDMFGGGAMSTGGGSAVAERNLDRITIIVGIAWFACIIVLSLLLKYNT
- a CDS encoding triosephosphate isomerase; this translates as MTERLPLMAGNWKMNLNHLEAIQHTQKLAFALADKDYEAVEVAVLVPFTDLRSVQTLVDGDKLKIKYGSQDISQYDSGAYTGEISGPMLSKLKCAFAVIGHSERRQYHGENEEIVNAKVKAAYRSGITPILCIGEPLDIRKAGTHVEYTLAQLDGALEGVPASDAETVVVAYEPVWAIGTGEVATPEDAQEVCGAIRARLAELYDAELAGKVRILYGGSVKSSSAAGLMAKPDVDGGLIGGASLDAEEFVKIVRYREQAVG
- a CDS encoding phosphoglycerate kinase yields the protein MRCGARKAAAVRAPASRLQPSPVVFLVARRRAADTHHLLGRPKTVKTIEDLQVAGQRVFVRADLNVPLSGGEITDDGRIRAVAPTIAKLVQAGAKVVVASHLGRPKGEPDPQFSLAPVAVRLGEILGVPVAFATDTVGESAKATVAALADGEVTLLENLRFNAGETAKDDAERGAFADELAALADLYVGDGFGAVHRKHASVYDLPARLPHAVGDLIATEVGVLKRLTEEVARPYVVVLGGSKVSDKVGVIDNLLGKADRILIGGGMAFTFLAAQGHEVGTSLLQKDQIPTVLEYLERAKANGVEFVIPVDAVVSGGFPDLKTKAPVEDRRVVDADKIPADTLGLDIGPKSGELFASKIADAATVFWNGPMGVFEHPAFADGTKAVAAALLDSDAFTVVGGGDSAAAVRILGFDETKFGHISTGGGASLEYLEGKTLPGLDALEG